The proteins below come from a single Zea mays cultivar B73 chromosome 8, Zm-B73-REFERENCE-NAM-5.0, whole genome shotgun sequence genomic window:
- the LOC109941986 gene encoding dehydrin DHN4, with amino-acid sequence MAHYQQGRRQQVDEYGNPVPGGHGVQGQQLGESAGGYGVAGTGSYGGQQQAGYGPTGTGTHDAGGYGGSGHPGYGVTGTGVHDAGGPGAYGAATGTRAHGTHGGVTGIQDGAAGLTGGGLHGATGMGTTAGTGAHGATGMLDTGVLGGGGHAATGMPAGHGTRPGATGISGTGGAFPHAAEHKTGDDILRRSGSSSSSSSSSSEDDGMGGRRKKGLKEKIKEKMPEGHREGQATATGAYGGTGYVAGLTTGGPHEKKGVVEKIKEKIPGGHKDYDQHQHTTAATGGGGGYGGTTDTTYGTTTEGTHEKKGFMEKIKEKLLGQH; translated from the exons ATGGCGCACTACCAGCAGGGGAGGCGGCAGCAAGTGGACGAGTACGGCAACCCGGTCCCTGGGGGCCACGGTGTCCAGGGCCAGCAGCTGGGTGAATCCGCCGGCGGGTACGGCGTCGCAGGCACCGGCAGCTACGGCGGCCAGCAGCAGGCCGGGTATGGACCCACGGGCACCGGCACGCATGACGCCGGGGGCTACGGCGGCTCGGGCCATCCGGGTTACGGGGTTACCGGAACGGGCGTCCACGACGCCGGTGGCCCAGGTGCGTATGGAGCAGCCACGGGCACGAGAGCCCACGGCACTCATGGCGGCGTGACCGGGATCCAGGACGGCGCCGCTGGCCTCACCGGTGGTGGTCTGCATGGCGCAACAGGCATGGGTACGACTGCCGGTACTGGCGCGCACGGTGCCACCGGAATGCTTGACACGGGGGTCTTAGGCGGCGGAGGGCACGCGGCCACCGGCATGCCCGCCGGCCACGGCACGCGTCCCGGCGCCACAGGCATATCTGGAACCGGCGGCGCGTTCCCCCATGCAGCTGAGCACAAGACGGGCGACGACATCCTtcgccgctccggcagcagctccAGCTCCAGCAGCTCG TCATCTGAAGACGACGGCATGGGTGGGCGCCGAAAGAAGGgcctgaaggagaagatcaaggagaAAATGCCAGAAGGCCACAGGGAAGGCCAGGCGACGGCCACCGGCGCGTACGGCGGGACAGGGTACGTGGCTGGGCTGACGACCGGAGGCCCCCACGAGAAGAAGGGTGTGGTGGAGAAGATCAAGGAGAAGATCCCAGGCGGCCACAAGGACTACGACCAGCATCAGCACACCACCGCGGCAACCGGTGGCGGCGGTGGCTATGGCGGAACCACCGACACGACGTATGGGACGACGACTGAGGGTACGCACGAGAAGAAGGGCTTCATGGAGAAGATCAAGGAGAAACTCCTAGGTCAGCACTAA